One Pseudoalteromonas rubra genomic window, CTGCAGCACGAACAAACGCCTGAACAGGTTACCGTGCATAAATCAGTGACTGAAAAAGTGCTACTCGACGGTAAAATCGTTCAGCGCCCGGTTGATCAAGTAGGCCCTGTGATAAGGGCTCCTCAGGGCGACCAGAATGAGACCAAGCTCAGTGAGCAAGCGCTGAATGAACAGAGCGAGCAGAGCGAATTCTTGCGCACTAACAAACCTCAGGTGTCAGCCGCTGATAATGTGACTAAAGCACAACAACCTGTACAACCACCTCAAGGCGCCAATGTGAACAGCACTGCGGACTTGAAAGCCATGGTTGACACACTCACTCCGCAGCAAAAGCAAACGCTTGCGGCTAATTTGCAGTCACAACTGGATAGCAAAGAACTAAGTGAGCCTGAGCATCGTGCAAAAGCCGAGCAGTTGTTGCAACAGTTGGGTGTCAAACCGTCCGGGACGATGTCTGGCAAGGCTGAAAATGTAACAACACCGGTTGTGTCAAATGCGGAGCAGCCCGACCAGGCTGAACAGGCCAAAGTATCTGATAAAGATAATAACACCGCCAGAGTAACTGATCCGATAGCGCCAGAGAGGGTCAGCAAACAGGCGGCGACAGTGAGCCAGTCTGGAGCAAATAGCCTAGATCAGAAAGCGCAAAGTAAAGATGCTCAACAGCAAACTACTGTCACCGAGTTACAAGACAGTGAACATGCTGAATTAGCCCAGCTTAAAAAAGAGGGCGGGCAGTCCGAACAGCAAAATTCACAACAGCGCAGTGCCATGCCCGCACCGGTAGAGAATATTTTTAAAGCCATTCGTAGCGAGCGCATGGATGATGGATTGAAGCATGAATTTAATGAAGTGCTGGCGCAGGTAGAGCAGGTTCGCCAGAATCAACAGGTGAATCAACAAAGCGCCGTGAATCAAAAAGCCATACAAACCGATCCTGCTGTTAGTCAGGCCATCAACATCGCCCGCAATGATGCTGTGAAAGCATTACAAGAGCGTGTGAACATGATGCTGAATATCAACAATAAAGAAGCGGAAATTCGTCTGGACCCACCCGAATTGGGCAGTATGCAGATCCGAATTCGTTCTGAAGGCGAGCAGGCTCAGGTAAACTTTGTCGTGCAAAACCAGCAAGCCAAAGAGCAGTTAGAACAGTCCATGCCAAAGCTCAGAGAGATGCTTGCTGAGCAGGGGATCCAGCTTGGAGAAAGCAATATTCAGCAGGGGCAGGGAGGAGAGCAGCAGCAGGAATCATCCCAAGGTCATGGAACACTTGCTAATAATGGCAGTGAAGCGCAAAATAACGGCCAACAATCAACGACTAGCAGACGGCAAAGTGATTCAGCAATAGATTACTATGCATAACAGCTGCTATGATTAAGGTTAAAGTGATTTAAAGAAGCGCGGATATGGCAGAAGAAAGCGATTTAGAAATAGAAGAATCTGGTGGTTCCAAGAAAAAGTTGATCATCATTATTGCCGCTGTGGTTGTTGTTTTAGGCGCAGTAGCAGGCTACTTTTTATTTGCAGGGTCAGATGACGCGCCCGAATCGCTGGCAGAAGAGACGACTGAGCAGCAAGAGCAGGCATCACAGGAAAATGCGGCGCAAACAGGCAGTGCACTGTATGTTGCCATGCCTCGTCCCTTTGTATTTAACGTACCAGGCGCCAGTCGCGACCGAATTGTACAAATTAAAGTACAATTATTGGTGCGCGGTGACGTCAACGAAGAGGTCGCAAAGAAGCATATTCCTCTGATTGAAGGGACGCTGCTAAGTGTGTTTTCGACCACAACCGCTGATGAATTGAGTACCAGCGCGGGTAAAGA contains:
- a CDS encoding flagellar hook-length control protein FliK, encoding MVNVSLEVAINNGVSAKGKDQTEQAEESGFLAMLAQAEQDSSDETPQSDAQSAGDYAPLPEGLDRRLGLDDSHLPKKQKTAPDEPLRLDDSEIPGKGSTGAGGGANTSDADELLAQITSSNAQSTEVAHSLAPVPKALKDYLGKETLVTPPETKKPLDNIGPGPVVPAPLGQGDLSPTDDVVDPQLQEATPKSVTAGTNVLPDGNQMKGKIQVESVDELVIHKRIERVGPGITQPSESSGPVTDEQLAKGEGKPAGILDALKSDNAEINLKDSGKIQAQAKPLNAEQPLPGAKPVTTEASSVQANPVQATPVNVKEASLQHEQTPEQVTVHKSVTEKVLLDGKIVQRPVDQVGPVIRAPQGDQNETKLSEQALNEQSEQSEFLRTNKPQVSAADNVTKAQQPVQPPQGANVNSTADLKAMVDTLTPQQKQTLAANLQSQLDSKELSEPEHRAKAEQLLQQLGVKPSGTMSGKAENVTTPVVSNAEQPDQAEQAKVSDKDNNTARVTDPIAPERVSKQAATVSQSGANSLDQKAQSKDAQQQTTVTELQDSEHAELAQLKKEGGQSEQQNSQQRSAMPAPVENIFKAIRSERMDDGLKHEFNEVLAQVEQVRQNQQVNQQSAVNQKAIQTDPAVSQAINIARNDAVKALQERVNMMLNINNKEAEIRLDPPELGSMQIRIRSEGEQAQVNFVVQNQQAKEQLEQSMPKLREMLAEQGIQLGESNIQQGQGGEQQQESSQGHGTLANNGSEAQNNGQQSTTSRRQSDSAIDYYA
- the fliL gene encoding flagellar basal body-associated protein FliL; this encodes MAEESDLEIEESGGSKKKLIIIIAAVVVVLGAVAGYFLFAGSDDAPESLAEETTEQQEQASQENAAQTGSALYVAMPRPFVFNVPGASRDRIVQIKVQLLVRGDVNEEVAKKHIPLIEGTLLSVFSTTTADELSTSAGKETLRLGALDKVQAAMESVEGSKVVERVLFTGFVMQ